A part of Synechococcus sp. KORDI-49 genomic DNA contains:
- a CDS encoding inositol monophosphatase family protein, with protein sequence MSTLLRADQLSSIHQLLDRVAERQRQDFGHIGSDVKPDGTLITACDRWSDAALVDGLNRITPGEGVLSEEGSQVVPDSPAYWVVDPLDGTTNFAAGIPYWAISVARFSAGRPVEAFLDIPAMGQRIVAIRGCGVWRNGEPLTALTRTTVTSACVSLCSRSIRVLQRCPQKPFPGKLRLLGVASLNLLSVGMGQTVAALEATPKIWDLAAAWLVLEELGCPIRWLDADPGQLVPGQGLAQASFPMLAAGSWSQLAQLLPWGEALLLP encoded by the coding sequence GTGAGCACGCTGCTCCGGGCGGATCAGCTCAGCAGCATCCATCAGTTGCTGGATCGTGTTGCCGAGCGGCAACGACAGGACTTCGGTCACATCGGTTCGGATGTGAAGCCTGACGGCACGTTGATCACCGCCTGCGATCGCTGGAGCGATGCAGCCCTGGTGGATGGTTTGAACAGGATCACTCCCGGTGAGGGGGTTCTCAGTGAGGAAGGCTCTCAGGTGGTGCCTGATTCGCCGGCTTACTGGGTCGTCGATCCCTTGGATGGAACCACCAATTTCGCGGCTGGAATCCCCTACTGGGCGATTTCCGTCGCCCGATTCTCTGCAGGACGTCCCGTCGAAGCCTTCCTGGACATTCCAGCGATGGGCCAGCGCATCGTTGCGATCCGTGGCTGCGGTGTCTGGCGGAACGGTGAGCCGCTCACGGCCCTGACCCGCACCACGGTCACCAGTGCCTGTGTCTCCCTCTGCAGCCGTTCGATCCGGGTGCTCCAGCGCTGCCCGCAGAAGCCGTTCCCGGGAAAGCTGCGTCTGCTTGGGGTCGCCAGCCTCAACCTTCTCAGTGTCGGCATGGGGCAGACCGTTGCGGCACTGGAGGCCACTCCAAAGATCTGGGATCTCGCCGCTGCCTGGCTGGTGCTTGAGGAGCTGGGCTGCCCGATCCGCTGGCTGGACGCAGACCCCGGACAGCTTGTCCCGGGTCAGGGTCTGGCGCAGGCCAGTTTCCCGATGCTGGCAGCTGGTTCCTGGTCTCAGCTGGCCCAGCTGCTGCCCTGGGGAGAGGCGCTGCTGCTGCCCTGA
- a CDS encoding TolC family protein, whose translation MLVTVALPAFGQDKASEETSAGYLVDQSTLPDAITLKGARPKADPSEIQPAATSLPADLQPLQAPPSLALPDQTDQVSIHELRPITLENALELAEVNSPRLKAAASQVDQAKSALRATIASWYPTVDFSANGLPEYFKSYTYRNPDFVPSTTIPEVTNPLTGEVIRPARERRGEPQRYGREWRADVNLRVRWDIINPSRVPDIAAARDRYEQARDSYLIALRDLRLDAATAYFRLQESDEGVRIGQDSVRASLVSLRDARARYNAGVNTKLEVLEAETQLARDRNLLTDRLGTQDFTRRNLAALLDLPQDITPTAATPARPLGLWEPTLQESIVAAYNFREELDRLILDISINNSQANASLAAVQPVLSFVNTTTSFRNQGQTGLDSLGSIDMDDYTWGVQNSSALTATWRLYDGGRARAEYRRFKQAAEESAFNLAATRDQIRLEVEDSFIGLRTAIQNIQTTSSEVLSSRESLRLSQLRVQAGVSTQREVVDNQRDLTNAEIRYAQAIREYNTSLAELRRRTGLDALIACPESNLSSSKPDSGRLVIPIEPTPLKAACPALASTAAGSGNADLEASPVRALW comes from the coding sequence ATGCTGGTCACAGTTGCACTTCCTGCCTTCGGTCAGGACAAGGCGAGTGAAGAGACATCCGCCGGTTATCTCGTCGATCAATCAACGCTTCCGGATGCGATCACGCTGAAGGGAGCACGACCGAAGGCTGATCCATCGGAGATCCAGCCGGCTGCCACGTCCCTGCCGGCGGATCTGCAACCCCTGCAAGCGCCTCCCAGCCTGGCGCTTCCCGATCAGACCGATCAGGTCAGCATCCATGAGCTGCGCCCGATCACCCTTGAAAATGCCCTCGAGCTCGCTGAAGTCAACAGCCCCAGGCTGAAGGCGGCAGCCAGTCAGGTGGACCAGGCCAAGTCGGCCCTTCGGGCGACGATTGCCTCCTGGTATCCCACCGTTGATTTCTCCGCCAACGGCCTGCCGGAGTACTTCAAGTCCTACACCTACCGGAACCCCGACTTCGTTCCGTCGACCACCATTCCCGAGGTGACCAATCCGCTCACCGGAGAGGTGATCCGTCCGGCACGGGAGCGTCGCGGCGAACCCCAGCGCTACGGGCGCGAATGGCGCGCTGACGTGAACCTGCGGGTTCGCTGGGACATCATCAATCCCTCCCGGGTACCGGACATCGCCGCTGCCCGTGATCGCTACGAGCAGGCAAGAGACAGCTATCTGATCGCTTTGCGTGATCTCCGCCTGGATGCAGCCACGGCCTATTTCCGACTTCAGGAATCCGACGAAGGCGTCCGTATCGGACAGGATTCGGTGCGCGCTTCGCTGGTCAGCCTCCGCGATGCCAGGGCCCGTTACAACGCTGGGGTCAACACGAAGCTTGAGGTGCTCGAAGCGGAGACGCAGCTGGCCCGTGATCGCAATCTCCTCACCGATCGCCTCGGAACCCAGGACTTCACCCGTCGCAACCTGGCGGCGCTACTCGATCTCCCTCAGGACATCACCCCCACAGCGGCGACGCCGGCCCGGCCTCTCGGGCTCTGGGAGCCCACGCTTCAGGAAAGCATCGTGGCCGCCTACAACTTCCGCGAAGAGCTGGATCGCCTGATCCTGGACATCTCGATCAATAACAGTCAGGCGAATGCCTCGCTGGCGGCCGTCCAGCCGGTGCTCAGCTTCGTGAACACCACCACCAGTTTCCGAAATCAAGGCCAGACCGGTCTGGACTCGCTCGGGTCCATCGACATGGACGATTACACCTGGGGTGTCCAGAACAGCTCCGCACTCACGGCGACCTGGCGCCTTTATGACGGTGGACGTGCCCGTGCCGAATACCGTCGCTTCAAGCAGGCGGCCGAGGAAAGCGCTTTCAATCTGGCGGCGACCCGCGATCAGATCCGCCTGGAGGTGGAGGACAGCTTCATCGGTCTGAGAACGGCGATTCAGAACATCCAGACCACCTCCAGCGAAGTGCTGTCATCACGTGAATCGCTGCGTCTGTCGCAGCTCAGGGTGCAGGCCGGTGTGAGCACCCAGCGTGAAGTGGTGGACAACCAAAGGGATCTCACCAACGCTGAGATCCGTTATGCCCAGGCCATCCGGGAGTACAACACCAGCCTCGCCGAGCTGCGGCGTCGAACCGGACTGGATGCTCTGATCGCCTGCCCTGAGTCCAACCTTTCTTCCTCGAAGCCCGATTCCGGTCGCCTGGTCATCCCGATCGAACCGACACCGCTGAAGGCCGCCTGTCCGGCTCTGGCTTCCACGGCTGCAGGGTCTGGCAACGCTGATCTTGAGGCGTCCCCGGTGCGGGCCCTCTGGTGA
- a CDS encoding TIGR03279 family radical SAM protein yields MWNEPSAGIAVSALDPDSVSRQPQPAVVDSVEPGSIGEELGFEPGDQLLSINGVRPRDLIDYRYLCVEEELHLEVRDAAGALHRVELEKDADDGLGLGFTEALFDGLRQCNNGCPFCFIDQQPPGRRGSLYLKDDDFRLSFLYGSYLTLTNLTEADWQRIEAQRLSPLYVSVHATEPQLRARLLDNPRAGLLLDQLAWFAERDLQIHAQVVVCPGLNDGAALDRTLSDLSRFAGGEWPAVLSAAVVPVGLTRFRPADDGLVPVDPACARDVIARVEARQDQYRTELGTRFTWLSDEWYLIAGLPLPPRDDYEDLPQQENGVGSIRAFLEALDQATTDLPERVPHPRRCSWVVGRIVEQALKPVTDRLNGVDGVSLLLHGLPSPYWGQDQVVTGLLTGRDLLDGLQGRDLGEELLLPSVMLRQGQPVFLDDMDLDTLRAALPVPVRVVEGAADIVASVLGPSGESS; encoded by the coding sequence TTGTGGAATGAGCCCTCCGCCGGGATCGCGGTCTCGGCCCTTGATCCGGATTCCGTCTCCCGCCAGCCCCAGCCGGCGGTGGTGGATTCCGTCGAGCCCGGCTCGATTGGGGAGGAGCTCGGCTTCGAACCCGGTGATCAGCTGCTCAGCATCAACGGTGTGCGGCCGAGAGATCTGATTGATTACCGCTACCTCTGCGTCGAGGAGGAGCTTCATCTCGAGGTGCGTGACGCCGCGGGTGCGCTGCACCGGGTGGAGTTGGAGAAGGATGCCGACGACGGCCTCGGGCTTGGATTCACCGAAGCCCTCTTCGATGGGTTGCGTCAGTGCAACAACGGCTGTCCGTTCTGCTTCATCGATCAGCAACCACCGGGGCGGCGCGGCTCTCTCTATTTAAAGGACGACGATTTCAGGCTCAGTTTTCTCTATGGCTCTTACCTCACCCTGACCAATCTCACCGAGGCGGACTGGCAGCGGATCGAAGCGCAGCGTCTCTCGCCGCTCTATGTGTCCGTGCACGCCACGGAACCGCAATTGCGGGCCCGTCTTCTGGACAATCCTCGGGCGGGTCTGCTGCTGGATCAGCTGGCCTGGTTCGCCGAGCGGGATCTTCAGATTCACGCCCAGGTTGTGGTCTGTCCTGGCCTGAATGATGGAGCGGCTCTGGACCGCACCCTGAGCGATCTCTCCCGTTTTGCTGGCGGTGAGTGGCCTGCCGTGCTCTCCGCAGCGGTCGTGCCAGTCGGTCTCACCCGTTTCCGTCCTGCCGATGACGGCCTGGTGCCGGTGGACCCCGCCTGTGCGAGGGATGTGATCGCTCGGGTGGAAGCTCGGCAGGATCAGTACAGGACAGAGCTGGGGACGCGTTTCACCTGGTTGTCGGATGAGTGGTATCTGATCGCCGGGCTGCCGCTTCCGCCCCGGGATGACTACGAGGACCTTCCCCAGCAGGAGAATGGAGTCGGCAGCATCCGCGCCTTTCTGGAGGCCCTGGATCAGGCCACGACCGATCTGCCCGAGAGGGTGCCGCATCCCCGTCGCTGCAGCTGGGTGGTGGGCCGCATCGTCGAGCAGGCGCTCAAGCCTGTGACCGATCGACTGAACGGAGTCGACGGTGTCAGCCTGCTGCTGCACGGATTACCCAGTCCGTACTGGGGTCAGGATCAGGTGGTGACGGGATTGCTGACCGGCCGGGATCTGCTCGACGGTCTGCAGGGGCGTGACCTGGGTGAGGAGTTGCTGTTGCCGTCCGTGATGCTGCGTCAGGGGCAGCCGGTCTTCCTCGACGACATGGATCTGGACACCCTGCGTGCAGCCCTGCCTGTTCCGGTGCGCGTTGTGGAGGGGGCGGCTGACATCGTGGCCTCCGTTCTCGGCCCCTCAGGCGAATCTTCCTAA
- a CDS encoding undecaprenyl-diphosphate phosphatase gives MTDPAAPLGLLEACWRDLVLGIVQGLTEFLPISSTAHLKVVPVMLGWGDPGVSVTAAIQLGSIVAVIAYFREDLAGVLKGIARAVRHGQWREPEARLGIAMALGTIPILAVGLAIKLFWDEGYENSPLRSVPSIAVVSIVMALLLALAERIGPRRKQLGEVSGRDGLVVGLAQVLALIPGVSRSGSTLTASLFDGWQRSDAARFSFLLGVPAITIAGLVELKDAFAATGEAGPLPLLLGIVSATIVSWLAIDWLLKFLQRHSTWIFVAYRLVFGVVLLVWWSIYGAH, from the coding sequence ATGACCGATCCGGCTGCCCCTTTGGGGTTGCTCGAGGCCTGCTGGCGCGATCTGGTGCTTGGAATCGTTCAAGGCCTCACGGAATTTCTGCCCATCAGCAGCACGGCTCACCTCAAGGTGGTGCCGGTGATGCTGGGCTGGGGCGATCCGGGCGTGTCGGTCACCGCCGCGATCCAGCTGGGCAGCATCGTGGCGGTGATCGCCTATTTCCGGGAGGATCTCGCCGGCGTCCTGAAGGGGATCGCCAGGGCCGTCCGGCATGGTCAGTGGCGGGAGCCGGAAGCCCGGCTGGGGATCGCGATGGCACTGGGCACGATCCCGATCCTTGCGGTGGGTCTGGCGATCAAGCTGTTCTGGGATGAGGGCTACGAGAACTCACCGCTGCGCAGTGTTCCTTCGATCGCAGTCGTCTCCATTGTCATGGCACTGCTCCTGGCCCTGGCTGAACGGATCGGTCCACGCCGCAAACAGCTGGGTGAGGTCTCCGGTCGCGATGGGCTGGTGGTGGGTCTGGCACAGGTGCTGGCCCTGATTCCCGGGGTGTCCCGCTCTGGCAGCACCCTCACCGCCTCGCTCTTCGATGGCTGGCAACGTTCCGATGCCGCCCGCTTCTCGTTTCTGCTGGGAGTTCCGGCGATCACGATCGCCGGTCTTGTGGAGCTCAAGGATGCCTTCGCCGCGACGGGAGAGGCCGGCCCTCTGCCGCTGCTGCTCGGCATCGTCTCCGCCACGATCGTGTCCTGGCTGGCGATTGACTGGCTGCTGAAGTTTCTCCAGCGACACAGCACCTGGATCTTCGTGGCTTACCGGCTTGTGTTCGGTGTTGTGCTGCTGGTCTGGTGGTCCATTTACGGCGCACACTGA
- a CDS encoding DUF3120 domain-containing protein: MIGGTWQNTASDRTAVVPATQRIAALMVVLPVFLQAPWVRLHPFSAVLFTVVLLAIGIPLQHGRQGRSADIGALLVGFSGSWLAGCLFWGWLRSHPVLHLPIEAFALPLAITGLNSRWHLASGFYLASLLGTACTDLTMAITGVMPFWPAVVSAPLDLAPALLHEAGMQLMHPLPLTVLSLAAITVLLLGRWMHRKSQSTVPASETWSMAAAVLTTTLWVDGLFLLAAVLQPGMSGLIE, translated from the coding sequence TTGATCGGAGGCACCTGGCAGAACACAGCCTCCGACAGAACCGCCGTCGTTCCTGCGACGCAGCGGATCGCGGCCTTGATGGTGGTGCTGCCTGTGTTTCTGCAGGCCCCCTGGGTGCGTCTGCATCCCTTCTCAGCCGTGCTGTTCACCGTCGTGCTGCTGGCCATCGGCATCCCGCTGCAGCACGGTCGGCAGGGCCGAAGTGCCGACATCGGTGCCCTGCTGGTGGGCTTCAGCGGCAGCTGGCTGGCGGGCTGCCTCTTCTGGGGCTGGCTCCGCTCCCATCCCGTTCTTCATCTGCCCATCGAGGCCTTCGCCCTGCCCCTGGCCATCACCGGGCTGAACAGCCGCTGGCATCTCGCATCCGGCTTCTACCTCGCCTCCCTGCTCGGCACCGCCTGCACGGACCTGACCATGGCGATCACCGGCGTCATGCCCTTCTGGCCAGCTGTTGTCTCAGCTCCCCTTGATCTGGCACCAGCCCTTCTTCATGAAGCCGGCATGCAGCTGATGCATCCGCTGCCCTTGACCGTTCTCTCTCTGGCGGCGATCACGGTGCTCCTGCTCGGCCGCTGGATGCATCGGAAATCCCAGAGCACCGTGCCGGCCTCGGAAACCTGGTCCATGGCTGCCGCTGTGCTCACCACAACCCTCTGGGTGGACGGACTGTTCCTGCTCGCCGCTGTGCTTCAACCGGGCATGAGCGGACTGATCGAGTGA
- the psbU gene encoding photosystem II complex extrinsic protein PsbU: MKRLLSWLTGLVVMAGLIAGLTLPASVHAEDDLLEKYSGSVIRNVADDKIAEREGKVDLNNSSVRRFQQFPGMYPTMAGKIVLGGPYSDVDEVLNLDLSERQRELFAKYRDNFTVTPPSIALNEGDDRINDGQYR, encoded by the coding sequence ATGAAGCGGCTGCTGAGCTGGCTGACCGGCCTTGTGGTGATGGCAGGCCTGATCGCCGGGTTGACCCTTCCGGCGAGCGTCCATGCCGAAGACGACCTGCTCGAGAAGTATTCGGGCAGCGTGATCCGCAACGTGGCGGACGACAAGATCGCTGAGCGAGAGGGGAAGGTGGACCTCAACAACTCTTCCGTGCGTCGCTTCCAGCAGTTCCCCGGCATGTACCCGACCATGGCCGGCAAGATCGTGCTGGGTGGCCCTTACAGCGACGTCGATGAAGTGCTCAATCTGGATCTGAGCGAGCGACAGCGGGAACTGTTCGCCAAGTACCGCGACAACTTCACGGTCACTCCTCCGTCCATCGCCCTGAACGAGGGTGACGACCGGATCAACGACGGTCAGTACCGCTGA
- the nadB gene encoding L-aspartate oxidase, which produces MVHPRRVDPISPGPWDVVVIGAGAAGLMSCLELPQGLSVLLLNRNTGRRSSSRWAQGGIAAVTRPEDSALCHGEDTLRAGAGLCDGDAVRLLVDQAPGCVERLQQLGMAFDRAGGALATTLEAAHSHRRVLHVQDRTGRALVDVLREQVEQRQGLEHRRGVRVTQLLVENGRCCGIQVLDGHQLHWIRCRAVVLASGGGGHLFANTTNPAQACGEGIALAWQAGAAVEDLEFVQFHPTALRLDDAPCFLISEAVRGEGGVLVDAEGGSPVADLAQRDLAPRDQVSRALVHAMQRQNVEQMWLDFSAIPQQQAEARFPTILDRCGEYGLNPLERPIPVAPAAHYWMGGVATDLQAATDLPGLYAVGEVACTGVHGANRLASNSLMECLVFAGRMASIELGPVAGPQAAPHVDRCATALGHAETSAGLMDQIEQLRQLCWRRAGVDRSVRGMTNALAELQRQRRWLDHQPLLERLRTLSGDQALALEDSSRRDLNLLLDVSHRLLASRLLLEACLFRRESRGGHFRTDAPRPLPQWQRHSRQSRAQGIRTRDVRP; this is translated from the coding sequence ATGGTGCATCCCCGACGCGTCGATCCCATCTCACCCGGTCCCTGGGATGTGGTGGTGATCGGGGCCGGCGCGGCCGGTCTGATGAGCTGCCTGGAACTGCCGCAGGGCCTGTCGGTGCTGCTGCTCAACCGCAACACCGGACGACGCTCCTCAAGCCGATGGGCTCAGGGGGGCATCGCGGCGGTGACCCGGCCGGAGGACAGTGCTCTCTGTCATGGCGAAGACACGCTGCGGGCGGGAGCTGGGCTCTGCGACGGTGATGCCGTGCGGCTGCTGGTGGATCAGGCACCAGGGTGCGTCGAGCGGCTGCAGCAGCTCGGCATGGCCTTCGACCGAGCTGGTGGTGCACTGGCCACCACGCTGGAGGCGGCCCACAGCCATCGCCGGGTGCTGCATGTGCAGGACCGCACAGGGCGTGCCCTGGTGGATGTGCTGCGCGAGCAGGTGGAGCAGCGCCAGGGGTTGGAGCATCGCCGCGGCGTTCGGGTCACCCAGCTGCTGGTGGAGAACGGTCGCTGCTGCGGCATCCAGGTGCTGGACGGTCATCAGCTGCACTGGATCCGCTGCCGCGCCGTGGTGCTTGCGAGCGGGGGCGGTGGTCACCTGTTCGCCAACACCACCAACCCGGCCCAGGCCTGCGGCGAAGGCATCGCCCTGGCCTGGCAGGCAGGGGCGGCTGTGGAGGATCTCGAGTTCGTGCAGTTCCACCCCACCGCTCTGCGCCTGGACGATGCCCCCTGCTTCCTGATCTCGGAAGCGGTGCGGGGTGAAGGAGGCGTCCTTGTGGACGCCGAGGGGGGCAGCCCGGTCGCCGACCTGGCGCAACGGGACCTGGCCCCGCGGGATCAGGTGAGCCGGGCCCTCGTGCATGCCATGCAGCGCCAGAACGTCGAGCAGATGTGGCTCGACTTCTCGGCGATCCCCCAACAGCAGGCCGAGGCACGGTTTCCGACGATCCTGGATCGCTGCGGTGAATACGGTCTGAATCCCTTGGAACGACCGATCCCCGTGGCACCCGCTGCCCACTACTGGATGGGGGGCGTGGCCACGGATCTGCAGGCCGCCACCGACCTCCCCGGCCTCTACGCCGTGGGCGAAGTGGCCTGCACCGGAGTGCATGGCGCCAACAGGCTGGCCAGCAACTCGCTGATGGAATGTCTGGTGTTCGCCGGACGCATGGCATCGATCGAGCTCGGTCCCGTCGCGGGGCCTCAGGCCGCCCCCCATGTGGATCGCTGCGCCACCGCCCTGGGCCACGCTGAAACCAGCGCTGGACTGATGGATCAGATCGAACAGCTGCGTCAGCTGTGCTGGCGACGGGCGGGGGTGGACCGCAGCGTCCGAGGCATGACGAACGCCCTGGCGGAGCTGCAGCGGCAGCGTCGCTGGCTGGATCATCAACCTCTGCTTGAGCGACTGCGCACGCTCTCAGGCGATCAGGCCCTTGCACTGGAAGACAGCAGCCGCCGCGATCTGAATCTGCTTCTGGATGTCAGCCACCGTCTGCTGGCCAGCCGTCTTTTACTGGAGGCCTGCCTGTTCCGACGCGAAAGCCGCGGTGGCCATTTCCGCACCGACGCGCCCAGGCCACTGCCCCAGTGGCAGCGGCATTCCCGTCAGTCCCGGGCGCAGGGGATCCGCACCCGGGACGTGCGGCCCTGA
- a CDS encoding vitamin K epoxide reductase family protein, whose protein sequence is MGTTRLVSRRRQDPGAKWARIAMAVLATVGLIDTGSITLKRWGVIGDLTCPMGADGCDKVLNSPWGTVADGIPLSLIGVLAYGAVLLMALLPLLPGLQENKADLSRRTWWGLFAVSVGMAVFSLVLLGLMVLKIQAFCFFCVLSAVLSLLLMVLSIVGGGWEEPGQLLFRGILLALAVLLGGLIWASVLDPERPEAVASGGPGTPPLVTTVSNPSKQALAEHLTAGGAVMYSAYWCPHCHEQKELFGKEAAKALKVVECAPDGQNNQVDLCKSKGLQGFPSWEINGSIDSGVKPLDKLADLSGYEGPREF, encoded by the coding sequence ATGGGAACCACCCGTCTCGTCAGCCGCCGCCGCCAGGACCCCGGCGCCAAGTGGGCCCGGATTGCCATGGCGGTGCTGGCCACCGTCGGTCTGATCGACACCGGTTCCATCACCCTCAAGCGCTGGGGGGTGATCGGTGATCTCACCTGCCCGATGGGGGCAGACGGCTGCGACAAGGTGCTCAACAGCCCCTGGGGCACGGTGGCAGATGGCATCCCGCTGTCGTTGATCGGTGTTCTGGCCTACGGCGCCGTGCTGCTGATGGCCTTGCTGCCGCTGTTGCCAGGTCTGCAGGAGAACAAAGCGGATCTGTCCCGCCGCACCTGGTGGGGGTTGTTCGCCGTGTCCGTTGGAATGGCGGTGTTCAGCCTGGTGCTGCTGGGCCTGATGGTGCTGAAGATCCAGGCCTTCTGTTTCTTCTGCGTTCTTTCGGCCGTGCTCTCGCTGCTGCTGATGGTGCTCAGCATTGTGGGTGGTGGCTGGGAGGAACCTGGTCAGCTGCTGTTCCGCGGCATCCTTCTGGCCCTTGCTGTTCTGCTCGGTGGCCTGATCTGGGCCTCGGTGCTCGATCCCGAGCGTCCGGAGGCGGTCGCCAGCGGTGGCCCTGGAACACCACCGCTCGTCACCACGGTCAGCAACCCGTCCAAGCAGGCTCTGGCGGAGCACCTCACCGCCGGTGGAGCGGTGATGTATTCCGCTTACTGGTGTCCCCACTGTCATGAACAGAAGGAGCTGTTCGGCAAGGAAGCCGCCAAGGCGCTCAAGGTGGTGGAGTGTGCTCCCGATGGCCAGAACAACCAGGTTGATCTCTGCAAGAGCAAAGGTCTGCAGGGATTCCCCAGCTGGGAGATCAACGGCAGCATCGATTCCGGCGTGAAGCCTCTGGACAAACTCGCCGATCTCAGCGGCTACGAGGGGCCCAGGGAGTTCTGA
- the rimO gene encoding 30S ribosomal protein S12 methylthiotransferase RimO has protein sequence MTSTSRKPTVAFAHLGCEKNRVDTEHMLGLLTNAGYGVSADEDDAAVVVVNTCSFIQDAREESVRTLVNLAEQGKELIIAGCLAQHFQDELLESIPEAKAIVGTGDYQHIVEVLQRVEAGERVNRVSAVPSFVGDEHLPRLRTTDQSVAYLKVAEGCDYRCAFCIIPKLRGDQRSRPIESIVAEAHQLAEQGVQELILISQITTNYGLDLYGKPKLAELLRALGEVEIPWIRVHYAYPTGLTPEVLAAYREVANVLPYLDLPLQHSHPEVLRAMNRPWQADVNDRLLDQIREQLPDAVLRTTLIVGFPGETEEHFQHLMAFLERQRFDHVGVFTFSPEDGTAAADLADRVDPDVAQARKDALMALQQPISEERNQRWVGRTVDVLIEQHNPETGAMVGRCSRFAPEVDGEVQVLPGDDGRQARPGSMVPVLITGADIYDLNGQIVGARAMVAAARADA, from the coding sequence ATGACGAGCACCTCCCGGAAACCGACCGTCGCCTTCGCGCATCTGGGTTGCGAGAAGAACAGGGTCGACACCGAACACATGCTGGGGCTGCTGACCAACGCCGGTTATGGCGTGAGCGCCGATGAAGACGATGCGGCCGTCGTGGTGGTGAACACCTGCAGCTTCATCCAGGACGCCCGGGAGGAGTCGGTGCGCACCCTGGTGAACCTCGCGGAACAAGGGAAGGAACTGATCATCGCCGGCTGCCTCGCCCAGCATTTTCAGGACGAACTTCTGGAATCGATCCCGGAAGCGAAGGCGATCGTCGGCACTGGCGACTACCAGCACATCGTTGAGGTGCTGCAGCGGGTGGAGGCGGGCGAGCGGGTGAACCGTGTGAGCGCAGTCCCGAGCTTCGTCGGGGATGAGCACCTGCCGCGGCTGCGCACCACCGACCAGTCCGTGGCTTATTTGAAAGTGGCCGAGGGCTGCGATTACCGCTGCGCCTTCTGCATCATCCCCAAGCTGCGAGGAGACCAACGCAGCCGGCCGATCGAATCGATCGTCGCCGAAGCGCACCAACTGGCGGAGCAGGGCGTGCAGGAACTGATCCTGATCAGTCAGATCACCACCAACTACGGCCTGGATCTCTACGGCAAGCCGAAGCTGGCGGAGTTACTGCGGGCCCTGGGAGAGGTGGAGATTCCCTGGATCCGGGTGCATTACGCCTATCCCACCGGGCTGACGCCGGAGGTGCTGGCGGCCTATCGCGAGGTGGCCAACGTGCTGCCCTATCTGGACCTGCCGCTGCAGCACAGCCACCCGGAGGTGCTGCGGGCGATGAACCGCCCCTGGCAGGCGGATGTGAACGACCGGCTGCTGGATCAGATCCGCGAACAGCTGCCGGATGCGGTGCTGCGCACCACCTTGATCGTTGGCTTCCCAGGCGAGACCGAAGAGCACTTCCAGCATCTGATGGCCTTTCTGGAGCGTCAGCGCTTCGACCACGTGGGGGTGTTCACCTTCTCGCCGGAGGACGGAACCGCAGCAGCGGATCTGGCAGACCGCGTGGATCCCGACGTGGCCCAGGCCCGCAAGGATGCCCTCATGGCCCTGCAGCAGCCGATTTCCGAGGAACGCAACCAACGCTGGGTCGGTCGCACGGTGGATGTCCTGATCGAACAGCACAACCCGGAGACCGGCGCCATGGTCGGACGCTGCTCCCGCTTCGCACCCGAGGTGGACGGCGAGGTGCAGGTGCTTCCCGGTGACGACGGACGCCAGGCCCGGCCGGGATCGATGGTGCCGGTGCTGATCACAGGGGCCGACATCTACGACCTGAACGGACAGATCGTGGGAGCCCGGGCGATGGTGGCGGCAGCAAGAGCCGACGCTTGA